One part of the Paraglaciecola sp. L3A3 genome encodes these proteins:
- a CDS encoding AbrB/MazE/SpoVT family DNA-binding domain-containing protein, whose protein sequence is MKVSSKRQITLPIDQCVVAHINQGDEVESFVDRQGIISIVKKSMGAASGILSGIAVNVDITEEESLQSSVR, encoded by the coding sequence ATGAAAGTTAGTTCGAAAAGACAGATTACACTACCAATAGATCAGTGTGTTGTTGCTCATATTAACCAAGGTGATGAAGTTGAGAGCTTTGTCGATAGACAGGGTATTATTTCTATCGTTAAAAAATCAATGGGAGCAGCTAGTGGTATTTTAAGTGGTATAGCAGTGAATGTTGATATCACAGAAGAAGAGTCATTGCAGAGTTCTGTTCGTTGA
- a CDS encoding type II toxin-antitoxin system HigA family antitoxin, with protein MNIKPIKNQQDYELAMVTIEKLWDAPPGSAEADELDILATLVESYEKQQFKIEAPDPVAAIKFRMEQQGLSDADLVPLLGQRSRVSEVLNKKRKLSISMIRNLHHQLKIPLESLISDYHLAK; from the coding sequence ATGAACATAAAACCGATTAAAAACCAGCAAGACTATGAACTTGCTATGGTAACTATTGAAAAGCTTTGGGATGCACCACCCGGTTCAGCGGAGGCAGATGAACTAGACATATTAGCGACATTAGTTGAGTCATACGAAAAACAACAATTTAAAATTGAAGCCCCCGACCCTGTGGCAGCCATAAAGTTTAGGATGGAGCAACAAGGCCTAAGTGACGCAGATTTGGTCCCGCTATTAGGGCAAAGAAGCCGAGTATCTGAAGTATTAAACAAAAAAAGAAAACTCAGCATTTCAATGATCCGCAACTTACACCACCAGCTGAAAATACCCTTAGAAAGCCTTATTTCTGATTATCACTTAGCAAAATAA
- the gcvP gene encoding aminomethyl-transferring glycine dehydrogenase, protein MSLTHFSLSELEQKQDFIRRHIGPSEAEMADMLSTIGASSLDDLMQQTVPENIRLAQPIKVGEAQTETQALVYLKNVAAKNKINRSFIGMGYHGTFTPNVILRNVLENPGWYTAYTPYQPEIAQGRLEALLNFQQATIDLTGMELASASLLDEATAAAEAMGLAKRVSKNRKANSFFVADDVHPQTLDVVQNRAEMFGFELVVGKAEEASQHDLFGALLQYPGTTGAVNDIEDIIQGLQANKAVVAVAADLLSLVLLKSPGELGADVVLGSAQRFGVPMGYGGPHAAFFATRDSYKRSLPGRIIGVSKDTRGKPALRMALQTREQHIRREKANSNICTAQVLLANMASFYAVYHGPDGLKTIASRIHRFTDILAAGLKQAGFELVNNTWFDTLSVKVSANKDRIVAAALGNNLNLRTDLDGVLGISLDETTSREDLQALYQAFVGANVELDISAFDQNIVDNGSQSIPAQLQRTSEFLTHKVFNSYHSETEMLRYIKSLEDKDLALNHSMISLGSCTMKLNATAEMLPVTWPEFGQLHPFAPLEQAQGYKQMIDELSEWLIEITGYDALSMQPNSGAQGEYAGLITIQKYHESKGEGHRNICLIPSSAHGTNPASAQMVSLKVVVVSCDKHGNVDLADLRKKAEEAGDNLSCAMITYPSTHGVYEETIKEMCDIVHEFGGQVYMDGANMNAQVGVTSPGSIGSDVSHLNLHKTFCIPHGGGGPGMGPIGVKAHLAPFLPNHQVVGVENAGDSQVRQHGAVSAAPWGSASILPISYMYIKMMGGAGLKKATEVAILNANYVANKLSNHYPVLYRGRNDRVAHECIIDLRPLKEASGISEMDIAKRLNDYGFHAPTMSFPVAGTLMIEPTESEAKAELDRFIEAMVSIHGEIAKVTSGEWDAIDNPLHNAPHTLEDICDSEWNRSYDRKLAAYPVVAVARNKFWPSVNRIDDVWGDRNLQCSCAPIDSYIDEKN, encoded by the coding sequence ATGTCATTAACTCATTTTTCATTATCAGAGCTTGAACAAAAGCAAGATTTTATCCGTCGCCATATTGGTCCTAGTGAAGCCGAAATGGCAGACATGTTATCGACTATTGGTGCCAGCTCGTTAGATGATTTAATGCAGCAAACTGTGCCAGAAAATATTCGCTTAGCACAACCTATTAAAGTAGGCGAAGCCCAAACTGAAACTCAAGCGCTAGTGTATTTAAAAAATGTAGCGGCCAAGAACAAAATTAATCGCTCGTTTATTGGTATGGGTTACCACGGCACGTTTACGCCCAATGTTATCTTGCGTAACGTCCTAGAAAATCCAGGTTGGTATACCGCTTATACACCTTACCAACCGGAAATTGCCCAAGGTCGTTTAGAAGCCCTACTGAATTTCCAACAAGCGACTATTGACCTAACAGGTATGGAATTAGCGTCGGCGTCTTTACTCGACGAAGCCACCGCCGCCGCTGAAGCTATGGGCTTAGCTAAACGGGTATCGAAAAATCGCAAAGCGAATAGCTTTTTTGTTGCTGATGATGTGCATCCTCAAACCTTAGATGTAGTGCAAAACCGAGCAGAAATGTTCGGTTTTGAGCTAGTGGTAGGTAAAGCTGAAGAGGCCAGCCAGCACGACTTATTTGGTGCCTTGTTACAATACCCGGGTACCACAGGTGCTGTGAATGATATTGAAGATATTATTCAAGGCTTACAAGCCAATAAAGCAGTGGTAGCCGTGGCTGCCGACTTACTCAGTTTAGTGTTGTTAAAATCACCGGGCGAATTAGGTGCCGATGTAGTACTGGGCAGTGCCCAACGTTTTGGTGTACCTATGGGCTACGGTGGCCCCCATGCCGCATTTTTTGCCACTCGTGACAGCTACAAACGTTCGTTACCTGGGCGTATTATTGGTGTGTCGAAAGACACCCGTGGTAAACCTGCATTACGTATGGCATTACAAACTCGCGAACAACATATTCGCCGTGAAAAAGCCAACTCAAACATTTGTACCGCTCAAGTATTGTTAGCCAATATGGCCTCGTTTTATGCGGTCTATCATGGCCCTGACGGCCTTAAAACTATCGCTTCACGCATTCACAGGTTTACCGATATATTAGCCGCTGGTTTAAAACAAGCAGGATTCGAACTAGTGAATAATACTTGGTTTGATACACTTAGCGTGAAAGTAAGTGCTAACAAAGATAGGATAGTCGCAGCAGCATTAGGCAATAACCTCAACCTACGTACCGACCTAGATGGCGTATTAGGCATCAGCTTAGACGAGACTACCAGTCGTGAAGATCTACAGGCACTTTACCAAGCCTTTGTGGGGGCTAATGTCGAGCTAGATATCAGCGCCTTCGACCAAAATATTGTCGACAACGGCAGCCAATCTATCCCTGCACAACTACAACGTACTAGTGAGTTTTTAACCCATAAAGTATTTAACAGCTATCACAGTGAAACCGAAATGTTGCGTTACATTAAATCACTGGAAGATAAAGACTTAGCGCTGAATCACTCAATGATTTCTCTTGGTTCTTGCACCATGAAGCTTAACGCCACAGCCGAAATGCTGCCCGTTACTTGGCCTGAATTTGGCCAACTTCACCCCTTTGCACCACTTGAGCAAGCTCAAGGTTATAAACAAATGATCGACGAGTTGAGCGAGTGGCTAATTGAAATCACCGGTTACGATGCTTTGTCTATGCAACCCAACTCGGGTGCCCAAGGCGAATATGCCGGTTTGATCACCATTCAAAAATATCATGAGAGCAAAGGAGAAGGGCACAGAAATATCTGTCTGATCCCAAGCTCTGCTCACGGTACTAACCCAGCATCGGCACAAATGGTCAGCCTAAAAGTGGTGGTAGTAAGCTGCGACAAACACGGCAACGTGGATTTAGCCGACTTACGCAAGAAAGCCGAAGAAGCAGGGGATAACCTATCTTGTGCCATGATCACTTACCCTTCTACCCATGGTGTATACGAAGAAACTATCAAAGAAATGTGCGATATAGTCCATGAGTTTGGTGGTCAGGTGTATATGGATGGCGCCAACATGAATGCCCAAGTAGGAGTCACTTCACCGGGTTCAATTGGTTCAGATGTATCGCACTTAAACTTACACAAAACCTTTTGTATTCCCCACGGTGGTGGTGGCCCTGGTATGGGACCAATAGGCGTAAAAGCCCATCTAGCGCCATTTTTACCTAATCACCAAGTGGTAGGGGTAGAAAATGCAGGAGATAGCCAAGTACGTCAGCATGGAGCGGTTTCGGCTGCACCATGGGGCAGTGCCTCTATATTGCCAATCAGCTATATGTACATCAAAATGATGGGTGGGGCAGGGCTTAAAAAAGCCACAGAAGTAGCCATACTAAACGCCAACTACGTGGCCAATAAACTCAGTAACCACTATCCAGTTTTATATCGAGGCCGCAACGACCGTGTAGCTCACGAATGTATTATTGACCTTCGCCCGCTTAAAGAAGCCAGTGGTATTTCTGAAATGGATATCGCTAAACGCCTTAACGACTACGGTTTTCACGCGCCGACTATGAGTTTTCCAGTTGCCGGAACACTGATGATTGAACCCACAGAGTCAGAAGCTAAAGCCGAACTCGACAGGTTTATCGAAGCTATGGTGTCAATTCATGGTGAAATAGCCAAAGTCACATCTGGTGAATGGGACGCCATCGACAACCCATTACACAATGCCCCACATACGTTGGAAGATATTTGCGACAGTGAATGGAATCGCAGTTACGACCGTAAGTTGGCTGCTTACCCAGTCGTAGCAGTGGCACGTAATAAGTTTTGGCCATCGGTGAATAGGATTGATGATGTCTGGGGGGATAGGAACCTACAATGTTCATGTGCTCCGATAGATTCGTATATTGACGAGAAAAATTAG
- the gcvH gene encoding glycine cleavage system protein GcvH, translating to MSNIPTDLRYASTHEWVRPDGDGIFTVGISEHAQELLGDMVFVELPEEGSEVATGDDVAVVESVKAASDVYAPITGEVLAINQELEDAPELVNSDPYGDGWLFKIKAEDPAEVEALLDAEGYEASIADE from the coding sequence ATGAGCAATATTCCAACCGATTTACGATACGCCTCTACTCATGAATGGGTTCGTCCTGATGGTGATGGCATCTTTACTGTAGGCATCAGCGAACACGCCCAAGAACTATTAGGTGACATGGTATTTGTTGAATTACCTGAAGAGGGCAGTGAAGTGGCCACAGGTGACGATGTTGCCGTAGTTGAGTCAGTTAAAGCGGCATCGGACGTTTATGCACCTATCACAGGTGAAGTCTTAGCTATTAACCAAGAATTAGAAGATGCCCCTGAATTGGTTAACTCAGACCCATACGGTGATGGTTGGTTATTCAAAATAAAAGCTGAAGATCCCGCGGAAGTAGAAGCTTTATTAGACGCCGAAGGTTACGAAGCCAGCATCGCAGACGAATAA
- a CDS encoding PIN domain-containing protein, giving the protein MIAIDTNVLLRYLINDDQEQAEKSQKLINGNQKVLITDVVITETIWVLTGKRYQLPKDKIVDVIHALFAEKNIQFEDPQAVWCALKDFVNAPPIKVKGKTKQADFPDALIINKAKRYGQINKIKVEPIYTFDKAAQEIEGTKEP; this is encoded by the coding sequence ATGATTGCTATAGATACTAATGTATTGCTTCGTTATTTAATAAATGATGACCAAGAGCAAGCAGAAAAATCACAAAAGCTTATTAATGGTAACCAAAAAGTATTAATTACCGATGTAGTGATCACCGAAACAATATGGGTCTTAACGGGCAAGCGTTACCAGTTACCTAAAGATAAAATTGTTGATGTTATTCATGCCTTGTTCGCAGAGAAAAACATTCAGTTTGAAGATCCTCAAGCGGTTTGGTGTGCATTAAAAGATTTTGTTAATGCACCACCCATAAAAGTCAAAGGTAAAACCAAGCAAGCCGATTTTCCAGATGCATTAATTATCAACAAAGCAAAGCGTTATGGCCAAATAAACAAAATAAAGGTGGAACCTATTTATACCTTTGATAAAGCAGCACAAGAAATAGAGGGGACTAAAGAACCGTAG